The stretch of DNA ACAAGCTTATATATGTGACATTGTGTAATTAAAAGTAAAGGAaaggtttttatttattttataacaacCAAACAACCTTTTGTAATAATTCTATTCCCTCGTCTTCCATTTCAACCAACCAAACGTAACCTAAATATGAGTGAAAATGGTCTTGCCAGGCACACGGATCACAAGAAgccctatttttatttttttatggtcatataaaaaaataaaaaataaaaaaacctaaaCTAGGAGTTGACATGGtgggtcccccccccccccccccccccccccctattgTTCCTAATTGGATTCCTAATTTTCCACAAAGCCTATTGAGATGCTAATACATACTAGATAGgttagaaaattataattttaaaattgcaaCCCAAACTaattgaaacaaattaattgggttaatcttgaatttaaaatttcaaattcaataataataataataataataattatattgatagaaaattttgaaataatgcGATGTTgaaagtaaataaaagaaaatgtaagaataaAAATCAAAGGGAAGCAACTTCGGAGCAATTGGGATGGGATGGGACTGCCCAAACTTCAATCTTCAAACTCTCGTttcctctccctccctccctcttaAAAGCTGTATTTTCAATTCCCCATCCCCATTTCCCCaattcttcatcatcatcttcccTATCTTGTCTCGCTTCGCCGGCATTTCTTCCATGGCCGCATTGTCGCCCAAGCTCAGCCccaccctcctcctcctcctcctctctctcctgGCGGGGCCACCCCCCGCCGCCTCCGCCGACAAACTCAAAACTTTCTCCGCCATATACCCCAACTTCACGGACTTCAACTACTACCGCCGCATATTCGCGGTGGAAGACCCGGCCACCATCAACAAAGGTGCCCTCCAAATCACCTTCGACTCCGCTGGCGACGTCGACCTAACCGACCAGTCCGGCCGGATCTTCCTCAAGAAAAGGTTCAAGCTATGGCAAGGCAGCGGCGGCCCCAACATCACCCGCGCCGACAGGGTGGCATCCTTCAACACGTCCTTCCTCATCAACATCCACCAGATTAAAAACGCCACTCCCGGTGAAGGCCTCGCCTTCGTTGTCGCGCCGGACTTGAAAATCCCCCCGAACAGCCACGGCCAGTATCTGGGGCTCACCAACTCCACCACCGATGGCGACGCCGCCAACCAAATCCTCGCTGTCGAACTCGACACGTTTAAGCAACCGGACATCGGCGACCCGGATGCGAACCACGTCGGGCTGGATATCAATAGAGTCCGATCCGACATAGTCGCCTCCTTGACGCCGTACCAGATGGAGCTCGCGCCGGGCGGCGACCAGGCCAATTTCTTCAACATCTGGGTCGAGTACGACGGAATCAAGAAGGTCATCGAGGTGTACATCGCCCAACAAAAAGACAAACTCGGCACAACGCCGCTGAAGCCAGCCAAACCGGTGCTCGGAAAGGCGGATCTCGATCTCCGATCGGTTGTGAACCAGTTCTCCTACTTCGGATTCTCGGCGTCCACCGGCAACAACACGGAGCTCAACTGCGTGCTGAGATGGAACCTGACGGTGGAACACTTTGAACCATCCAACAATGCCATGAAGATCGGGCTGGGTGTCGGCGTGCCGATGGTGGCGCTACTGGCTGGGGCGGGGGCGGGGCTGGGCTATTATCTCCACAAGAGGCGGGCGGCGGCGCGGTCGAACTCGAGCATTATGGGGGCCCTGAAGAGCTTGCCCGGAATGCCGAGAGAGTTCGGTTTCAAGGACCTGAAGAAAGCCACCGGCAACTTCGACGAGAGGAACAAGCTGGGGCAAGGCGGATTTGGAGTGGTTTACAGAGGGTTTATACAGAGCGAGAACCTGGAGGTGGCGGTGAAGTGCTTTTCCAGGGAGAGCATAAAGGGCGAGGATGATTTCTTGGCTGAGCTCACCATCATCAACCGTCTCCGCCATAAACATCTGGTTCGATTGCTCGGTGAGTTCTTCTTCCATTCACCATTATATCAATTTTCAATTCTTCCAGTTCTGATTCAGGCTCATGTTGATTCAGTTCTTAATTAACGGAAAAATACGTCTGATTAAAGAGAGAGCATAGCTGAAGTTTAATCTAACTCATTATTCATAGCTTAATCTTGAATTCTGCTGGATGTTGAATCTGTTTTCCGGCAGACGGCTGCCTGAGAAGATGACAATATGATTTATTTAGGACCACGTgcataatatattaaagtagataacaattataaaaaaaaaagaagaagataaaatacaaactaATCTCTAATTCTGTATTTATGCCAAAATCTAGTGGTATTAAGTTATTTAAGATGAAATAATTgctcattttttacttttattttcattaaattttatggATATTATCTCTTAGcaatttaataaagaaaaatgaaaattttcattaaaaaacaCTTTTTGCATTATCTACATGATTATGACTTGTGgcactttaaaaataaaaaaaaagccaccttttattttttcctcgaTTGAGGGttaaaggaaggaaggaaggataCCATATGTGGGGTTGTGTGGAAGTAGAAAAATATGCCCCAATTAATATAGGCCCTTGATTGGACAAAAGGCATGCCTTTTCAGCAAAATCCAACCGTTGATTGCCAAAAAGTGCAAACACGCGGGGTCCCCGTTGAAACAGAAGTAATCCAATATCCAATTCcgaaatcattaattaattggacACATCAAATCATGAACTGGATTTGGAAAAATAATGTCCATGCATGGATCCCACCATAAATTGCAATTTCCTTGTCCCCACCAACACCATGGTAGAAGAGTCCATGACCAGCCAACCCTCTTTGACCACCATTCTGAAATCTATCATTTTCGCTGGCTCTCATTCAATCTTTCCCATTCCCGCTATTCGGTCTgggaaaaattgaatgaaatgaGGTGAAACTCTCATTCCGTTCTAACATTGAAAAGCTGTTTAACAAAGAGAGATATGGATGTGACTgactctgtgtgtgtgtgtgtccacAGGTTGGTGTCACAAGAACGGGAAGCTTCTGCTGGTGTACGAGTACATGCCGAATGGCAGCCTGGACAAGCACCTCTTCGGCGACGCTGATGACAAGCCACTGAGCTGGAATCTGCGCTACAAGATCATCTCTGGCGTGGCCTCCGCCCTGCACTACCTCCACAACGAGTACGACCAGAAGGTGGTGCACCGCGACCTCAAGGCCAGCAACATCATGCTCGACTCCAATTTCAACGCCCGCCTGGGTGACTTTGGCCTCGCTCGAGCCCTTGACAACGAGAAGACTTCATACGCCGAGGCTGAGGGGGTTCTCGGCACCATGGGCTACATTGCACCCGAGTGCTTCCACACCGGCAAGGCCACCCAGCAGTCCGATGTCTATGCCTTTGGGGCGGTGTTGCTGGAGGTCGTGTGTGGCCTAAGGCCCGGGACCAAGACCGGTGGCTTCCAGCTCCTGGTGGACTGGGTGTGGTGCCTCCACCGCGAAGGGCGGTTGCTGGAGGCTGTGGACGAGAGGCTCGGCCAGGACTATGTGGCTGAGGAAGCTGAACGGGTTTTGCTTCTGGGTTTGGCTTGCTCCCACCCTAAAGCAAATGAGAGGCCCAGAACTCAGGCCATTGTTCAAATCATATCAGGCTCGGTGGCAGCCCCCTCTGTGCAGCCATTCAAGCCACCTTTCGTGTGGCCTTCAATGCCGGTAGGGCTAGAAGACGACACTGAAACCGACGCCAGCCAGGCCACCATCACCACAGACACAAGGTCCTTTGCAATTGCAAGCTCGCAGTATGGGTCAGGCTGGAGCCCACGGACCCTTAGCCGAGGGAGCTATACACCATTCAACAACGACAAATTCAATTTCACTCCATATAATAGTGACAATTACAACAAGGTCTAGTTTCTAGTTTTTCTATAGCTATTGTAACCAAACCAATGTTCTAAAACGCGTTAGGTGCTAGTCGGGCGGCAGGCTGGGGCTAGCTCCTAGGCGGGGcttagaaatttttattttttttattttttttgaactttttgatGTAATGTCatattattttcaagtaaatcaaagtagaaaattaacaataatgcaacataaatcaataatacaacaataatggaatgacaagtgaaataGTGGAATTAAACATGAGAAATCAAACTGTTGTAGTTTAGTTCTGGGTTCAAGAAGGCAAAAGcaacaataatacaacataaacaaTACTTGAAGAATCTATGTAAGTATCTAGCCATCTAATTggactttttctttttgatgtaATGTCATGTTAATATTAAGTTATTAACAGCATGATGCTGCTTGCAAATATGCTGCCACAACATCCAAACtgctatatagtatatatataatctataatTGTTAGTCTATtagtaatatatgtatatacatagcAATAGTATTCTGTTAAATTGTGAGTAATTAtacaacaaataatatatattgtagCATTGGCAAGCCGTGGTGGCTGACGGAGGGCTAGATGGCCATGCGCAGTGCTGGTTCGGCCAtgaaggaaatgagaagaagaagaagaagaagaaaaaaagaagagaagaacagAGGAGTTGCAGGCGTGcagagaaggaggaggaggaagaagaagaagaaaaagaaaagaaaaaaaaatagaaaaatgatgggaaaaaatcttagaaaattttaaaaaataggaaattatgtttcggtgatatcccgaagattttggtgagaaaaatagcccgggcacgcgtttcgagaatatggcacgcataacGAGGAAACcggagatgctaagtcaaggtgagtaaaatttcttagaaaatttcagaaatttaagaatattatttcatgaattttcgtagtaaaatatttgagaaaatatttttagaaatatttaatttggaattattgagggaaaataggaagaaataaagagaaaattatagaaaatgtcaga from Diospyros lotus cultivar Yz01 chromosome 6, ASM1463336v1, whole genome shotgun sequence encodes:
- the LOC127804335 gene encoding probable L-type lectin-domain containing receptor kinase S.5 translates to MELAPGGDQANFFNIWVEYDGIKKVIEVYIAQQKDKLGTTPLKPAKPVLGKADLDLRSVVNQFSYFGFSASTGNNTELNCVLRWNLTVEHFEPSNNAMKIGLGVGVPMVALLAGAGAGLGYYLHKRRAAARSNSSIMGALKSLPGMPREFGFKDLKKATGNFDERNKLGQGGFGVVYRGFIQSENLEVAVKCFSRESIKGEDDFLAELTIINRLRHKHLVRLLGWCHKNGKLLLVYEYMPNGSLDKHLFGDADDKPLSWNLRYKIISGVASALHYLHNEYDQKVVHRDLKASNIMLDSNFNARLGDFGLARALDNEKTSYAEAEGVLGTMGYIAPECFHTGKATQQSDVYAFGAVLLEVVCGLRPGTKTGGFQLLVDWVWCLHREGRLLEAVDERLGQDYVAEEAERVLLLGLACSHPKANERPRTQAIVQIISGSVAAPSVQPFKPPFVWPSMPVGLEDDTETDASQATITTDTRSFAIASSQYGSGWSPRTLSRGSYTPFNNDKFNFTPYNSDNYNKV